One window from the genome of Enterococcus haemoperoxidus ATCC BAA-382 encodes:
- the pheA gene encoding prephenate dehydratase, which produces MKVGFLGPEASFTHNATKTAFPNEELISYHSIPACIKGVEFGEVDLGVVPIENTIEGSVNTTVDYLFHQTTIPVGAEIVLPIYQQLMVAKENKGAWQETSKILSHPQALAQSQEFIRTYFPMAELEATPSTAYAASFVASHPDQKIAAIAPKLSAEKYDLEIVGKDIQDVAINQTRFWVIGSEKVEVPIESTNQKLTIALTMPNNMPGALHKALSAFSWREIDLSKIESRPLKTTLGEYFFLIDINVQKPQRLLENALEEIRLMGGSVKIFGNYAIHPIDGV; this is translated from the coding sequence ATGAAAGTCGGTTTTTTAGGTCCAGAAGCTTCTTTTACTCATAACGCAACAAAAACTGCTTTTCCAAATGAAGAATTGATTTCTTATCATTCGATTCCAGCTTGTATTAAAGGAGTTGAGTTTGGCGAGGTTGATTTAGGGGTTGTTCCAATTGAAAATACGATAGAAGGGTCTGTTAATACTACAGTAGACTATCTTTTTCATCAAACAACAATTCCAGTAGGGGCGGAAATCGTTCTGCCAATCTATCAACAATTGATGGTAGCAAAAGAAAACAAGGGAGCCTGGCAAGAAACAAGCAAAATTTTGTCTCATCCTCAAGCTTTAGCACAATCTCAGGAATTTATCCGTACCTATTTTCCAATGGCTGAACTTGAAGCAACACCATCTACTGCCTATGCTGCAAGTTTTGTGGCGAGTCATCCAGATCAAAAAATCGCGGCTATTGCACCAAAACTTTCCGCTGAAAAATATGATCTTGAAATTGTTGGCAAAGACATTCAGGATGTAGCAATTAATCAGACTAGGTTTTGGGTCATAGGATCTGAAAAAGTCGAAGTACCAATCGAATCTACCAACCAAAAACTAACGATTGCATTAACGATGCCAAATAACATGCCAGGAGCATTACACAAAGCGTTATCGGCCTTCAGTTGGCGAGAAATTGATTTAAGTAAAATTGAATCACGACCATTAAAAACAACTTTAGGTGAATATTTCTTTTTAATTGATATTAATGTTCAAAAACCGCAACGATTACTAGAGAATGCTTTAGAAGAAATACGTTTAATGGGCGGATCAGTGAAAATATTCGGAAATTATGCAATTCACCCAATCGACGGAGTATAA
- a CDS encoding LCP family protein: protein MSRVDRYKHIHDKSKPVEEKNGFNPRKEKNYTEEPRNSYYQEQEPLDQPNQHLGQTYTTDKSKNVSKKDKKPKKPKRKRRFSWPKRIFLFLVLLIVLAVGFFFKGKSYAENDNSLPKEAIETFNGVKSANGANNILILGSDTRGEDSGRADTIMVLQLDGPSKKPKLISFMRDTFVDIPGYDANKINAAYALGGADLVRQTLAENFNIQTRYYAKVDFQSFEKIIDSMFPSGVKIDAEKDLNLDGVDIFKGSQKMDGHKLLQYARFRKDEEGDFGRVRRQQQVMTAVMGQLKNPLALLRTPESLGRLVGYMSTDVPTSFMLKNGPSLMLKGGGGIERLTVPVEGSWSNLDIDYAGSVLQIDLDTNKAAVQSFLDQ, encoded by the coding sequence ATGAGCCGTGTAGATCGCTATAAACACATACATGATAAATCAAAACCAGTAGAAGAAAAGAATGGCTTTAATCCAAGGAAAGAAAAAAATTATACTGAAGAACCTAGAAATAGCTATTATCAAGAACAAGAACCATTGGATCAACCAAATCAACATTTAGGACAAACGTATACAACTGACAAGTCAAAAAATGTTTCAAAAAAAGATAAAAAACCGAAAAAACCAAAAAGAAAGAGACGATTTAGTTGGCCTAAAAGAATTTTTTTATTTTTAGTCTTGTTAATTGTATTAGCAGTTGGGTTCTTTTTCAAAGGAAAATCTTATGCTGAAAATGATAATTCTTTACCTAAAGAGGCAATCGAGACGTTCAATGGAGTAAAAAGTGCGAACGGTGCGAATAATATCTTGATCTTAGGTAGTGATACAAGAGGAGAAGATTCTGGCCGAGCGGATACTATTATGGTGTTGCAGTTGGACGGTCCTTCTAAAAAGCCTAAATTGATTTCCTTTATGCGAGATACATTTGTAGATATTCCGGGTTATGATGCCAATAAGATCAATGCAGCTTACGCGTTAGGTGGAGCTGATTTAGTTCGTCAAACTTTAGCAGAAAATTTTAATATTCAGACTAGGTACTACGCAAAAGTGGACTTTCAATCATTCGAAAAAATTATAGACTCAATGTTTCCAAGTGGTGTTAAAATCGATGCTGAAAAAGATCTGAATCTAGATGGTGTTGATATTTTTAAAGGTAGTCAGAAAATGGATGGCCATAAACTTTTGCAATATGCACGTTTTAGAAAAGATGAAGAAGGCGATTTCGGTCGTGTTCGTCGTCAACAGCAAGTGATGACAGCGGTTATGGGACAATTAAAGAATCCTTTAGCGTTGCTCCGTACACCAGAATCGTTAGGTCGTTTAGTAGGGTATATGTCAACCGATGTTCCTACATCATTTATGCTTAAAAACGGTCCATCCTTGATGCTAAAAGGCGGTGGCGGAATCGAGCGCTTAACTGTTCCAGTTGAAGGTTCTTGGAGTAATTTAGATATTGATTATGCCGGCAGCGTCCTTCAAATCGATTTGGATACGAATAAAGCAGCGGTTCAAAGTTTTCTTGATCAATAA
- a CDS encoding DegV family protein produces MKIAIVTDSTAYLPERIKNSPNLFVIPIPVILDGKIYNEGIDIEADEYYSLLNNSNEFPTTSQPALGEVIELYKEIAAKGYDTIISIHLSSGISGFVNTLFSLTDSIEGITLYPYDSKITSVPMGHMVEAALDLVKENASLEEIFTKLDIIRDNTYAYLIVDDLNNLVRGGRLTNGAALIAGLLKIKPILTFEDGKIVLFEKIRSTKKAFARAEKIIGKRDKEINRPVKLYVIHANNLAVAEEEKAKLQKQYPNAIIEIGHFGPVIGTHLGEKAIGICISAQ; encoded by the coding sequence ATGAAAATTGCTATTGTGACAGATAGTACAGCTTATTTACCTGAGCGAATTAAGAACTCACCCAATCTATTTGTTATTCCCATCCCTGTTATTTTAGATGGTAAGATATATAACGAAGGAATCGACATTGAAGCCGATGAATATTATAGCTTATTGAATAATAGTAATGAGTTTCCAACGACCTCTCAGCCTGCATTAGGTGAAGTTATTGAACTGTACAAAGAAATTGCTGCCAAAGGATATGATACGATTATCAGTATTCATCTTTCATCGGGTATCTCTGGTTTTGTTAATACATTATTTTCATTAACGGATTCGATCGAAGGTATTACGCTTTATCCTTATGATTCTAAGATTACAAGTGTACCAATGGGACATATGGTAGAAGCGGCTTTGGATTTAGTGAAAGAAAATGCTAGCTTAGAAGAGATATTTACTAAATTAGACATTATTAGAGATAATACTTATGCGTATTTGATTGTTGACGATTTGAACAATCTTGTACGTGGCGGACGCTTAACGAATGGGGCTGCTTTGATTGCTGGACTATTGAAAATCAAGCCGATTTTAACATTCGAAGATGGTAAAATCGTTTTATTTGAAAAAATCCGTTCGACGAAAAAAGCTTTTGCTCGTGCAGAAAAGATTATTGGCAAACGAGACAAAGAGATCAACCGACCAGTGAAATTATATGTGATTCATGCAAATAATTTAGCGGTTGCTGAAGAAGAAAAAGCAAAGCTTCAAAAGCAATACCCAAATGCAATTATTGAAATTGGTCATTTTGGCCCAGTTATCGGAACACATTTAGGCGAGAAAGCAATCGGAATCTGTATCTCGGCTCAATAA
- a CDS encoding cation:proton antiporter — MGFVYLIIVFAFAITFSNVFNRIVPIIPLPIVQIIVGVLIGLTDIGREIVFEPEIFLVMIIAPLLFREGERNDISATMKNFSVILFLAFIGVLITLVSVGWALHMVIPALPIAACFALGAALGPTDAVAVGSLSGKIQIPPKAMHILEGEGLINDASGVTAFQFALAALLTGSFSAADAGITLVVSSIGGAIVGAVLVMIKRQVVMILEKASARDVTGYLLLELLLPFLAYMVAELFDVSGIIAAVVAGVMQAASFKKISLFEAELSSVSESTWGTITFMLNALVFLFLGIELSQVFSPIWNSETYSNSFLMVVILILSVTLFVARFFSIFLIYSVKNGLKNVWQSMNEMLILTFGGVKGTVSLATIFILPLTLNGQAFPERSLLLFITACVILVTLVGGILVLPFLTESDEIESTNVQGITLLQDVIERLKKINQDDPHVEMNVVIENYQDRVKELYTEQLPSDQRQEVQELRALIVSIERDGLEESFRQKEIGIEGYRLYERLISRMERSIARQLLSIIGFWLLFVRQIIAFFVHPNMLFGKKDEENRREFQKEELENVRQVFLQNTEVILKSLDNLKGVYDEEIIQFFIDGRLQFAHRLEDGTFIDSFIVRSQSNYAKELLIGYQEERRVIDEYELSEKISSFEANEYRKNVNLLESYSINDVSNTIPLRKLTRELKKEADQEN; from the coding sequence ATGGGGTTTGTTTATTTAATTATTGTATTTGCTTTTGCCATCACATTTTCAAACGTCTTTAATCGAATTGTTCCGATTATTCCATTACCAATTGTCCAAATAATCGTAGGGGTTTTAATCGGACTGACAGATATCGGTCGTGAAATTGTATTTGAACCAGAAATATTTTTAGTGATGATTATTGCACCTTTATTGTTTCGCGAAGGGGAACGAAATGATATTTCTGCAACGATGAAAAATTTTAGTGTCATTTTATTTTTAGCATTTATTGGCGTATTGATCACACTTGTTAGTGTGGGTTGGGCTTTACATATGGTTATTCCTGCTTTGCCGATTGCAGCTTGTTTTGCTTTAGGTGCAGCACTTGGACCTACAGATGCAGTAGCTGTAGGTTCTTTATCTGGAAAAATTCAGATACCGCCCAAAGCAATGCATATTTTGGAAGGTGAAGGTCTGATTAACGATGCGTCTGGCGTTACGGCTTTTCAATTTGCGCTTGCAGCGTTGTTGACTGGTAGTTTCTCAGCAGCAGATGCGGGAATTACGTTGGTTGTCTCTAGTATTGGTGGTGCCATTGTAGGAGCTGTTTTAGTCATGATCAAACGTCAAGTTGTTATGATCTTAGAAAAAGCTTCAGCAAGAGATGTAACCGGTTATTTATTATTAGAGTTATTGTTGCCATTCTTAGCCTATATGGTCGCTGAACTGTTCGATGTTTCGGGGATTATTGCGGCAGTGGTAGCAGGAGTTATGCAAGCTGCCAGTTTTAAAAAGATTTCATTGTTTGAAGCAGAACTTTCAAGTGTTTCAGAAAGTACTTGGGGTACTATTACGTTTATGTTGAATGCATTAGTTTTCCTTTTCTTGGGAATCGAGTTATCACAGGTCTTTTCACCAATTTGGAATAGCGAGACATACTCTAATAGTTTCTTGATGGTGGTTATTTTGATTTTAAGTGTTACATTGTTTGTTGCGCGTTTTTTCTCTATTTTTTTGATTTACAGTGTGAAAAACGGATTAAAGAATGTATGGCAGTCGATGAATGAAATGCTGATTCTAACTTTTGGCGGGGTCAAGGGAACTGTCAGTTTAGCTACGATTTTTATTTTACCGTTAACTTTAAATGGACAAGCTTTTCCAGAACGATCATTATTGTTATTTATTACGGCTTGTGTAATTTTGGTTACCTTAGTAGGTGGCATTCTTGTTCTACCATTTTTGACAGAATCAGATGAGATCGAAAGTACCAATGTTCAGGGAATTACGTTATTACAAGATGTCATTGAAAGACTTAAAAAAATTAATCAAGACGATCCCCATGTTGAAATGAACGTTGTGATTGAAAATTATCAAGATCGTGTCAAAGAATTATATACAGAGCAATTGCCCTCAGATCAACGACAAGAGGTGCAAGAGTTAAGGGCGTTAATCGTTTCGATAGAAAGAGATGGTTTAGAAGAGAGTTTCCGTCAAAAAGAGATCGGTATTGAAGGATATCGACTTTATGAACGCCTAATTTCTAGAATGGAACGCTCTATTGCTAGACAACTACTTTCGATTATTGGTTTTTGGCTACTTTTTGTTCGTCAAATTATTGCTTTTTTTGTGCATCCTAATATGTTATTCGGCAAAAAGGATGAAGAAAATCGACGGGAGTTTCAAAAGGAAGAATTGGAAAATGTTCGTCAAGTCTTTTTACAAAATACTGAAGTCATTTTGAAAAGTTTGGATAACTTAAAAGGTGTTTATGATGAAGAAATTATTCAATTCTTTATAGATGGACGTCTTCAATTTGCTCATAGGCTAGAAGATGGAACGTTTATTGATTCTTTTATTGTTCGTTCGCAGTCTAATTATGCTAAAGAACTCTTGATCGGATACCAAGAAGAACGAAGAGTAATCGATGAATATGAACTTTCTGAAAAGATTTCTTCTTTTGAAGCAAATGAATATCGCAAAAATGTTAATCTGTTAGAATCGTATTCAATTAATGACGTTTCTAATACTATTCCGCTTAGAAAATTGACAAGAGAATTAAAAAAAGAAGCAGACCAAGAAAACTAG
- a CDS encoding ABC-F family ATP-binding cassette domain-containing protein: MNELKVNELTKTYGEKTLFDHISFHIHDKDRIGLIGTNGTGKTSLLNILAGIDSGDGDVGAIQQPNDYQIGYLSQDKEFDPDLTVVEAVFQGETPIIQAVKNYELALLALATDGLSEKAQKQYAQAEERMNKEDAWTADTDAKIILQKLGIETLHKKIGELSGGQKKRVSLAQVLIESPDLLLLDEPTNHLDYEAISWLESFLNGYRGAILMVTHDRYFLDRVTNRIFELSFGKLYEYKGNYEAYIISKAERERVGVEQEEKRKQLYKQELEWMRAGVKARGTKQQARQDRFHDLKENLHQVNQKGQLEIDVATKRLGKKVLEIKDGQYEIEHKTILKQFDLLIQAKDRIGITGKNGAGKSTLLNILAGRLDLDSGMYSIGETVNLAYYTQQNEAMDPNQRMISYLQEAAEQVQRTDGTNIGVAELLERFLFPRFMHGTVIGKLSGGEKRRLYLLKLLIGQPNVLLLDEPTNDLDIDTLTILEDYIQTFKGAVIAVSHDRYFLDKTMEKLLVFQGEGEITTYFGSMSEYLTVNKEQSKKAIKSETKPTKETEKKEKTKLTYMEQKEWETIETDIAQLEERTAQLSEEMNHQGDDFTKLQQLQTELSTVERELEAKMERWEYLSEFAEN; encoded by the coding sequence ATGAATGAATTAAAAGTAAATGAATTGACTAAAACATATGGAGAGAAAACATTGTTTGATCATATTTCTTTCCATATTCATGATAAAGACCGAATCGGATTGATTGGTACAAATGGTACTGGTAAAACTAGTTTATTGAATATCCTCGCTGGTATTGATAGCGGTGATGGGGATGTCGGAGCAATTCAGCAGCCAAATGATTATCAAATAGGCTATCTTTCTCAAGACAAAGAGTTCGATCCTGATTTAACAGTTGTAGAGGCTGTTTTTCAAGGGGAGACTCCGATTATTCAAGCGGTAAAAAATTACGAGTTAGCATTACTTGCATTAGCTACCGATGGCCTTAGTGAAAAGGCTCAAAAGCAATATGCTCAAGCGGAAGAACGAATGAATAAAGAAGATGCTTGGACGGCGGATACTGATGCCAAAATAATTTTGCAGAAATTAGGTATTGAAACCTTGCATAAGAAAATTGGCGAATTGTCTGGTGGGCAAAAAAAGCGTGTTAGTTTAGCGCAAGTATTGATAGAATCGCCAGATTTATTATTGCTAGATGAACCGACAAACCATTTAGATTATGAAGCAATCAGTTGGTTGGAAAGCTTTTTAAATGGATACCGTGGGGCAATTTTAATGGTAACACATGATCGTTATTTTTTAGATCGTGTAACGAATCGGATTTTTGAATTATCCTTTGGGAAATTATATGAATATAAAGGAAATTATGAAGCCTATATTATTTCAAAAGCAGAACGAGAACGAGTTGGTGTAGAACAAGAAGAAAAAAGAAAGCAGCTTTACAAACAAGAGCTTGAGTGGATGCGTGCTGGAGTAAAAGCACGTGGTACAAAACAACAAGCCCGACAAGATCGATTCCATGATCTTAAAGAAAACCTTCATCAAGTCAATCAAAAAGGGCAATTGGAAATTGATGTAGCCACGAAAAGACTAGGAAAAAAAGTTTTAGAAATCAAAGATGGACAGTATGAAATCGAACATAAAACAATTCTAAAACAATTTGATCTACTTATTCAGGCGAAAGATCGTATTGGAATTACTGGAAAAAATGGTGCAGGAAAATCGACATTGTTAAATATTTTGGCTGGTCGTTTGGATTTAGATAGTGGAATGTACTCAATTGGAGAAACGGTAAACCTAGCTTATTATACGCAGCAAAATGAAGCAATGGATCCAAATCAACGTATGATTTCTTACTTACAAGAAGCGGCAGAACAAGTTCAACGAACAGATGGAACGAACATAGGTGTTGCTGAACTATTGGAAAGATTTTTATTTCCTCGCTTTATGCACGGGACAGTTATTGGTAAACTATCTGGTGGTGAAAAACGTCGACTGTATTTGTTAAAACTATTGATCGGGCAACCTAATGTGCTATTATTGGACGAACCAACAAATGATTTGGATATTGACACTTTAACGATATTAGAAGATTATATTCAAACCTTTAAAGGTGCTGTAATTGCAGTTTCTCATGACCGTTACTTCCTAGATAAAACAATGGAGAAATTACTTGTTTTTCAAGGAGAAGGTGAAATTACAACTTATTTCGGTTCTATGAGTGAATATTTAACTGTAAATAAAGAGCAGTCAAAAAAGGCAATCAAGTCTGAAACAAAACCGACAAAAGAAACCGAAAAGAAAGAAAAAACAAAATTGACCTACATGGAACAAAAAGAGTGGGAAACAATCGAAACAGATATCGCCCAACTGGAAGAACGTACAGCACAACTGAGTGAAGAGATGAATCATCAAGGAGATGATTTTACAAAGCTACAACAACTTCAAACAGAGCTGTCCACAGTGGAACGAGAGCTTGAAGCGAAAATGGAACGCTGGGAATATTTAAGTGAATTTGCAGAAAATTAG
- a CDS encoding thymidylate synthase, which translates to MEEAYLALGRKILEEGHLKEDRTGTGTRSIFGHQMRFDLSKGFPLLTTKRVPFGLIKSELLWFLNGDTNIRYLLQHNNHIWDEWAFERYIKSEDYKGPDMTDFGRRVLTDEAFKESYEKEHKNFCENILSDDAFAEKYGELGNIYGAQWRHWETKDGSFIDQVKNVIEMIKKTPDSRRLIVSAWNPEDVPSMALPPCHTMFQFYVNDGKLSCQLYQRSGDVFLGVPFNIASYALLTHLIAHETGLEVGDFVHTLGDAHLYTNHIDQMNEQLSREIRLFPTLKLNQEKKSVFDFEMKDIVIEGYDPHPAIKAPIAV; encoded by the coding sequence ATGGAAGAAGCATATTTAGCATTAGGCCGTAAAATTTTAGAGGAAGGTCACCTTAAAGAAGATCGAACTGGTACAGGTACCAGAAGTATTTTTGGTCATCAAATGCGTTTCGATTTGTCCAAAGGCTTCCCTTTACTAACGACAAAACGAGTACCGTTTGGCTTAATTAAAAGCGAACTTTTATGGTTTTTAAATGGTGATACGAACATTCGCTATCTACTGCAACACAACAATCATATCTGGGATGAATGGGCTTTTGAACGCTACATCAAAAGTGAAGATTATAAAGGTCCTGATATGACTGATTTTGGCCGTCGGGTACTGACGGATGAGGCTTTTAAGGAAAGTTATGAAAAAGAGCATAAAAATTTTTGCGAAAATATTTTATCGGATGATGCTTTTGCGGAGAAGTATGGTGAATTAGGCAATATTTACGGTGCTCAATGGCGGCATTGGGAAACCAAAGACGGCAGCTTTATTGATCAAGTAAAAAATGTTATTGAAATGATCAAAAAAACACCAGACTCCAGACGTTTGATCGTATCAGCGTGGAATCCAGAAGATGTTCCATCAATGGCTTTACCACCATGCCACACCATGTTTCAATTTTATGTAAATGACGGGAAATTAAGTTGTCAGCTTTACCAACGTAGCGGAGATGTTTTTCTTGGTGTTCCGTTTAATATTGCGAGTTATGCCTTGTTGACTCATTTGATTGCTCATGAAACAGGTTTAGAGGTAGGTGATTTCGTCCATACATTAGGCGATGCTCATTTGTATACGAATCATATTGATCAAATGAATGAACAGCTGTCTCGAGAGATTCGATTGTTTCCTACACTAAAACTAAATCAAGAAAAAAAATCAGTTTTTGATTTTGAAATGAAAGATATTGTTATCGAAGGATATGATCCACATCCTGCAATCAAGGCGCCAATTGCCGTTTAA
- a CDS encoding dihydrofolate reductase produces MLAAIWAQDEQGTIGKENRLPWHLPNDLKFFKQMTENNTIVMGRKTFEGMGSRPLPNRQTIVLTTDKEYHADGVLVYHTVSDVLDYAKTFSGITFIAGGSAVYENFLPHCDVLYRTVIHHSFEGDTKFPPVNWNDWTLINLSEGVQDEENSYAHQFETYQRKVSVD; encoded by the coding sequence ATGTTAGCAGCTATATGGGCCCAAGATGAACAAGGGACGATTGGCAAAGAAAATCGTTTACCTTGGCATTTGCCGAATGATTTGAAATTTTTTAAACAAATGACAGAAAACAATACTATTGTTATGGGGAGAAAAACCTTTGAAGGTATGGGGAGTCGCCCGTTACCGAATCGTCAAACGATCGTTTTAACTACAGACAAAGAGTATCATGCAGATGGTGTTCTAGTTTACCATACCGTATCAGACGTTCTTGACTATGCAAAAACTTTTTCAGGGATTACATTTATTGCGGGTGGTTCAGCAGTTTACGAGAATTTTTTACCGCATTGTGATGTATTGTACCGTACAGTTATTCATCACTCATTTGAAGGTGATACGAAATTTCCGCCTGTTAATTGGAATGATTGGACCTTGATCAATTTAAGTGAAGGGGTACAAGATGAAGAGAATAGCTACGCGCATCAATTTGAAACCTATCAACGTAAAGTGTCTGTAGATTAA
- the lexA gene encoding transcriptional repressor LexA produces the protein MVKRTDTRQIEVLKYIYEQVELKGYPPTVREIGKAVDLSSTSTVHGHLARLEKKGMILRDPTKPRAIELTADGLERIGVRPTVIPMLGVVTAGEPILAVEEASDFFPLPPDLKAEENALFMLTIRGESMINAGILDGDQVIVRKQSAASNGDIVIAMTDEDEATCKRFFKETDHIRLQPENDALDPIILDNVSILGKVVGLYRNHI, from the coding sequence TTGGTGAAACGTACAGACACAAGACAAATCGAAGTATTAAAATATATATACGAACAAGTTGAACTTAAGGGCTATCCCCCGACCGTAAGAGAAATCGGAAAAGCAGTGGACCTTTCTTCAACTTCTACTGTACATGGACATTTAGCACGTTTAGAGAAAAAAGGAATGATTTTACGAGACCCTACAAAGCCAAGAGCAATCGAATTGACTGCAGATGGTTTAGAAAGAATAGGTGTAAGACCTACAGTCATCCCAATGTTAGGTGTTGTTACCGCTGGTGAACCTATCTTAGCTGTAGAAGAAGCTTCTGACTTTTTCCCTCTTCCTCCTGATTTAAAAGCAGAAGAAAATGCGTTATTTATGCTAACTATTAGAGGAGAAAGCATGATCAATGCAGGTATATTAGATGGCGACCAAGTAATTGTCCGTAAGCAAAGCGCTGCATCTAATGGCGATATCGTTATTGCGATGACCGATGAAGATGAAGCTACTTGCAAACGATTTTTTAAAGAAACAGATCATATTCGCTTACAACCAGAAAACGATGCTTTAGATCCTATTATTTTAGATAATGTAAGTATTTTAGGAAAAGTTGTCGGATTATACCGCAATCATATTTAG
- a CDS encoding DUF896 family protein, with protein MLSSEKMNRINELAKMAKENELTEKEKAEQKVLRQEYLAAFRGGMRHHIEGMKVVDPKGNDVTPDKLKEIQKAKGLHNRK; from the coding sequence ATGTTATCATCAGAAAAAATGAACCGAATCAACGAACTTGCTAAAATGGCAAAAGAAAATGAGTTGACTGAGAAAGAAAAAGCAGAACAAAAAGTACTTCGTCAAGAATACCTAGCTGCTTTTCGTGGTGGTATGCGTCATCATATAGAGGGGATGAAAGTTGTTGATCCTAAAGGAAATGATGTTACGCCTGATAAATTGAAAGAGATTCAAAAAGCAAAAGGATTGCATAACAGAAAATAA